From a region of the Eublepharis macularius isolate TG4126 chromosome 7, MPM_Emac_v1.0, whole genome shotgun sequence genome:
- the ANKRD46 gene encoding ankyrin repeat domain-containing protein 46, which yields MSYIFVNDSSQTNVPLLQACIDGDFNYSKRLLESGFDPNIRDSRGRTGLHLAAARGNVDICQLLHKFGADLLATDYQGNTALHLCGHVDTIQFLVSNGLKIDICNHQGATPLVLAKRRGVNKDVIRLLESLEEQEVKGFNRGTHSKLETMQTAESESAMESHSLLNPNLQQGEGVLSSFRTTWQEFVEDLGFWRVLLLIVVIALLSLGIAYYVSGVLPFVENQPELVH from the exons ATGTCCTACATTTTTGTCAATGATTCCTCGCAGACAAATGTGCCTCTGCTACAGGCTTGCATCGATGGCGATTTTAACTACTCAAAGAGGCTGCTAGAGAGCGGCTTTGACCCGAACATCCGTGACAGTCGGGGTCGAACAGGTCTCCACCTGGCTGCAGCTAGAGGCAACGTTGACATCTGTCAATTGCTCCACAAATTTGGTGCCGATCTTCTGGCTACTGATTACCAAGGTAACACAGCCCTTCATCTCTGTGGGCATGTGGATACCATTCAGTTCCTAGTCTCCAATGGACTCAAAATAGATATATG TAATCACCAAGGTGCGACTCCTCTGGTGTTGGCAAAGCGAAGAGGTGTGAATAAGGACGTGATCCGCTTGCTGGAGTCTTTGGAGGAGCAAGAAGTGAAAGGATTCAACCGAGGAACCCACTCAAAGCTAGAAACCATGCAGACGGCCGAAAGTGAGAG TGCAATGGAAAGCCATTCCCTTCTCAACCCGAACCTGCAGCAAGGTGAAGGAGTTCTCTCTAGCTTCCGAACGACATGGCAAGAGTTTGTGGAGGATCTTGGCTTCTGGCGAGTGCTGCTCCTCATCGTTGTGATAGCCCTGCTGTCCCTCGGGATTGCCTACTATGTTAGCGGGGTGCTGCCTTTTGTAGAGAACCAGCCCGAACTGGTGCATTAG